One region of Trinickia violacea genomic DNA includes:
- the dnaN gene encoding DNA polymerase III subunit beta, with product MQLVKTERDNLLRPLQTVSGIVERRHTLPILANLLITKNGPDVSFLSTDLELQITTRADFGVGGESVATTVAARKLLDILRAMPDGQVSLTLSDKRLTVQSGKSRFALQTLAADEFPTVAHAKDFGANLSVPQKTFRQLLGMVHFAMAQQDIRYYLNGMLLVVDGGTLMAVATDGHRLAFSSMKIDGDFPRQEVIIPRKTILELQRLLEDIDDTLKIDIAPTQVKFTFGQVELVSKLVEGKFPDFQRVIPKSHKNTFLIGRDELQRSLQRAAILTSDKFKGVRCIIEPGQLKIMSTNADQEEAQEELEIAYQGDIVDMGFNVTYLLDVLANLKVDMLQVSVGDASSSALITIPENDEFKYVVMPMRI from the coding sequence ATGCAACTGGTCAAGACCGAACGAGATAACCTCCTTAGGCCGCTGCAAACCGTAAGCGGCATAGTCGAACGCCGCCACACGTTGCCGATCCTCGCCAATCTGCTGATCACCAAGAACGGCCCCGACGTGTCGTTCTTGTCCACGGACCTCGAACTCCAGATCACCACCCGCGCCGATTTCGGCGTCGGCGGCGAATCGGTCGCCACCACGGTGGCGGCGCGCAAGCTGCTCGACATCCTGCGCGCGATGCCCGACGGCCAGGTGAGCCTGACCCTCTCCGATAAACGCCTGACCGTGCAATCCGGCAAGAGCCGCTTTGCCCTTCAGACGCTTGCCGCAGACGAGTTCCCGACCGTGGCCCACGCCAAAGACTTCGGCGCGAACCTGTCGGTTCCGCAGAAGACCTTCCGCCAGCTGCTCGGCATGGTGCACTTCGCGATGGCGCAGCAGGACATCCGCTACTACCTGAACGGGATGCTGCTCGTCGTGGACGGCGGCACGCTGATGGCGGTCGCCACCGACGGCCACCGGCTCGCGTTTTCGTCGATGAAGATCGACGGCGACTTCCCGCGGCAGGAAGTGATCATTCCGCGCAAGACGATTCTCGAGCTGCAGCGCCTGCTCGAAGACATCGACGACACGCTGAAGATCGACATTGCGCCCACGCAGGTCAAGTTCACGTTCGGCCAGGTCGAGCTGGTGTCGAAGCTCGTCGAAGGCAAGTTCCCCGACTTCCAGCGCGTGATCCCGAAGTCGCACAAGAACACGTTCCTGATCGGCCGCGATGAACTGCAGCGTTCGCTGCAGCGCGCGGCGATTCTCACGTCCGACAAGTTCAAGGGCGTGCGCTGCATCATCGAGCCCGGCCAGCTCAAGATCATGTCGACCAACGCGGATCAGGAAGAGGCGCAGGAAGAACTGGAAATCGCCTACCAGGGCGACATCGTCGACATGGGGTTCAACGTCACGTATCTGCTCGACGTGCTCGCGAACCTGAAGGTCGACATGCTGCAAGTGAGCGTCGGCGACGCGAGCTCCAGCGCCCTCATCACCATTCCCGAGAACGACGAGTTCAAGTATGTGGTGATGCCAATGCGCATTTGA
- the gyrB gene encoding DNA topoisomerase (ATP-hydrolyzing) subunit B, which produces MSEQQNTQPDNSYGASSIQILEGLEAVRKRPGMYIGDTSDGTGLHHLVFEVLDNSIDEALAGHCNDIHVIIHADNSISVTDNGRGIPTDVKLDDKHDPKRSAAEIAMTELHAGGKFNQNSYKVSGGLHGVGVSCVNALSSWLRLTVRRNGKKHFIEFHRGDVQNRVLEEVNGEQTSPMLVTGDTENRGTEVHFMADVTIFGTVEYHYDILAKRIRELSFLNNGVRIRLTDQRSGKEDDFAFVGGVKGFVEYINKTKTVLHPTIFHIIGEKDGVSVEVAMQWNDSYNENVLCFTNNIPQRDGGTHLTGLRAAMTRVINKYIADHEIAKKAKVETSGDDMREGLSCVLSVKVPEPKFSSQTKDKLVSSEVRAPVEEVVAKALEEFLLETPNDAKIICGKIVDAARARDAARKAREMTRRKGVLDGVGLPGKLADCQEKDPAKSEIYIVEGDSAGGSAKQGRDRKFQAILPLRGKVLNVEKARYDKLLSSEQIVTLITALGCGIGKEDYNLDKLRYHRIIIMTDADVDGAHIRTLLLTFFYRQMPEMIERGYIYIAQPPLYKVKAGKDERYLKDSAELNAHMLRLALQGSELVASEGAAPIAGDALGELARSYLLAQAVVERLSRLYDENSLEAVMDGVAIDLSSEASTEASAKALEAALRNDPLKPEVSVYPMYDAVRELRSLRVERRHHGNVKVSVIDEEFLLTADYQQLLNTANTFKGLIGAGALIKRGERSMAVGDFKSAMKWLIADAERNVSKQRYKGLGEMNPEQLWETTMDPSVRRLLRVQIEDAIAADGIFTTLMGDEVEPRRAFIESNALRAGNIDV; this is translated from the coding sequence ATGAGTGAACAGCAAAATACGCAACCCGACAACAGCTACGGCGCCTCGTCCATTCAGATCCTCGAAGGTCTGGAGGCGGTGCGCAAGCGGCCGGGGATGTACATCGGCGACACGTCGGACGGCACCGGCCTGCATCACCTCGTATTCGAAGTGCTCGACAACTCCATCGACGAAGCGCTTGCTGGGCACTGCAACGACATCCACGTGATCATCCACGCGGATAACTCGATTTCCGTGACCGACAACGGCCGCGGCATCCCGACCGACGTCAAGCTCGACGACAAGCACGACCCGAAGCGCAGCGCCGCCGAAATCGCGATGACCGAGTTGCACGCGGGCGGCAAGTTCAATCAGAACAGCTACAAGGTGTCGGGCGGCCTGCACGGCGTGGGCGTGTCGTGCGTGAACGCGCTTTCCAGCTGGCTGCGTCTCACTGTGCGCCGCAACGGCAAGAAGCACTTCATCGAATTCCACCGCGGCGACGTGCAGAACCGCGTGCTCGAGGAAGTGAACGGCGAGCAAACGTCGCCGATGCTTGTGACCGGCGACACCGAAAACCGCGGCACCGAAGTGCACTTCATGGCCGACGTGACGATTTTCGGCACCGTCGAATACCACTACGACATTCTCGCGAAGCGGATTCGCGAGCTGTCGTTCCTCAATAACGGCGTGCGGATTCGCTTGACCGACCAGCGTTCGGGCAAGGAAGACGATTTCGCGTTCGTCGGCGGCGTGAAGGGCTTCGTCGAATACATCAACAAGACGAAGACCGTGCTGCACCCGACGATTTTTCACATCATCGGCGAGAAGGACGGCGTGAGCGTCGAAGTGGCGATGCAGTGGAACGACAGCTACAACGAGAACGTGCTGTGCTTCACGAACAACATTCCGCAGCGTGACGGCGGCACCCACCTGACCGGCCTGCGTGCGGCGATGACGCGCGTCATCAACAAGTACATCGCCGATCATGAGATTGCGAAGAAGGCAAAGGTCGAGACCTCGGGCGACGACATGCGCGAAGGACTTTCGTGCGTGCTGTCGGTGAAGGTGCCCGAGCCGAAGTTCAGCTCGCAGACGAAGGACAAGCTCGTGTCGTCGGAAGTGCGCGCGCCGGTGGAGGAAGTGGTCGCGAAGGCGCTGGAGGAGTTCCTGCTCGAGACGCCGAACGACGCGAAGATCATCTGCGGGAAGATCGTCGATGCGGCGCGTGCGCGCGACGCGGCGCGCAAGGCGCGCGAGATGACGCGTCGCAAGGGCGTGCTCGATGGCGTCGGCTTGCCGGGCAAGCTCGCGGATTGCCAGGAGAAGGACCCGGCGAAGTCGGAGATCTATATCGTCGAGGGCGACTCGGCGGGCGGCTCGGCCAAGCAGGGGCGCGACCGCAAGTTCCAGGCGATTCTGCCGCTGCGCGGCAAGGTGCTGAACGTCGAGAAGGCGCGGTACGACAAGTTGCTGTCGTCCGAGCAGATCGTGACGCTGATTACCGCGCTCGGCTGCGGGATCGGCAAGGAAGACTACAACCTCGACAAGCTACGCTATCACCGCATCATCATCATGACCGACGCGGACGTCGACGGCGCGCACATCCGGACGCTGCTGTTGACGTTCTTCTATCGGCAGATGCCGGAGATGATCGAGCGCGGGTACATCTATATCGCGCAGCCGCCGCTTTATAAGGTCAAGGCCGGCAAGGACGAGCGGTATCTGAAGGATTCGGCGGAGTTGAACGCGCACATGCTGCGCTTGGCGCTGCAGGGCTCGGAGCTCGTGGCGAGCGAAGGGGCGGCGCCGATTGCCGGGGATGCGCTCGGTGAGCTTGCGCGGTCGTATTTGCTCGCGCAGGCGGTGGTGGAGCGCTTGAGCCGGCTCTATGACGAGAACTCGCTCGAAGCGGTGATGGATGGCGTGGCGATCGATCTGTCGAGCGAGGCATCCACGGAGGCTTCGGCCAAGGCTTTGGAAGCGGCGTTGCGCAATGACCCGCTTAAGCCCGAGGTCAGCGTGTATCCGATGTATGACGCGGTGCGTGAGCTGCGTTCGCTGCGTGTCGAGCGCCGGCATCACGGCAACGTGAAGGTTTCTGTCATCGATGAAGAGTTCTTGCTGACGGCGGATTATCAGCAGCTTTTGAATACGGCGAATACGTTCAAGGGGCTGATTGGCGCTGGGGCGTTGATCAAGCGCGGTGAGCGGAGTATGGCTGTCGGCGATTTCAAGAGCGCGATGAAGTGGCTGATTGCGGATGCCGAGCGGAATGTTTCCAAGCAGCGGTATAAGGGGCTTGGCGAGATGAACCCCGAGCAGCTTTGGGAGACGACGATGGATCCCAGCGTGCGCCGACTGCTCCGCGTGCAGATCGAGGATGCGATTGCGGCGGATGGGATCTTTACGACGCTCATGGGCGATGAGGTGGAGCCGCGTAGGGCGTTTATCGAGTCGAATGCGTTGCGGGCGGGGAATATTGATGTTTGA